Proteins encoded by one window of Bacillus rossius redtenbacheri isolate Brsri chromosome 3, Brsri_v3, whole genome shotgun sequence:
- the LOC134530125 gene encoding uncharacterized protein LOC134530125 yields the protein MSHSVVITRTTTTSSGTAVFLNTGYMSSLGGILKFFQTVLGAVCTGLVGYYVDRDAYGIVFIPRIFFLLMAVTFLITTFCILLSSLLSISSASILPKTLFEVIYHLLGFALLLAASLTLLIKVADYKRSYIYEPILAASIIGLVNSGLYLFSTILAFRSYRGIGI from the exons ATGTCTCACTCCGTCGTGATCACCAGGACAACCACCACGTCGAGCGGCACGGCCGTCTTCCTCAACACCGGCTACATGTCCAGCTTGGGCGGAATCCTCAAGTTCTTCCAGACC GTTCTGGGTGCAGTGTGCACTGGCCTCGTGGGCTACTATGTGGACAGGGACGCCTACGGCATCGTGTTCATCCCACGGATCTTCTTCCTGCTCATGGCCGTGACTTTCCTCATTACTACGTTCTGCATCCTGCTCTCCAGCTTACTGTCCATATCCTCGGCATCCATACTACCAAAGACACTCTTT GAAGTTATCTACCACCTTCTGGGCTTTGCATTGCTACTGGCTGCATCGCTTACACTCCTGATCAAAGTTGCAGATTACAAACGCTCATATATTTACGAGCCAATACTAGCTGCATCG ATTATCGGCCTGGTAAACTCAGGTTTGTACCTGTTCAGTACAATTCTTGCTTTCCGAAGCTACAGAGGGATCGGTATCTGA